One part of the Rhinatrema bivittatum unplaced genomic scaffold, aRhiBiv1.1, whole genome shotgun sequence genome encodes these proteins:
- the LOC115081950 gene encoding vomeronasal type-2 receptor 26-like, with protein MDNCLTCPDDQWPNEERIACLPKALEFLSYDDPMGAILASVSVCLFGIAALILGIFIQYRDTAIVKANNRNLSYILLISIMFCFLSSLMFIGPPGKIICLFQQTSFGIIFSIAISCILAKTVMVVIAFKSKNPGSKWSKWMTSRVSNSIVLLGSLIQVLICFAWLIYSPPFQNFNSNSESGKIIIECDEGSIIAFCFVLGYMGLLAIVNFIVAFLARSLPDSFNEAKFITFSML; from the coding sequence ATGGACAATTGTTTGACCTGTCCAGATGATCAGTGGCCTAACGAAGAAAGGATTGCCTGCCTCCCCAAAGCGCTAGAATTTCTGTCTTACGATGATCCTATGGGAGCAATTCTGGCTTCAGTTTCTGTATGTCTCTTTGGCATAGCCGCGTTAATTTTGGGAATCTTTATACAATACAGGGACACAGCCATCGTGAAAGCCAACAACAGAAACCTCAGCTACATTCTTCTGATCTCTATAATGTTCTGTTTCCTCTCCTCACTGATGTTCATCGGCCCTCCTGGGAAGATAATCTGTTTGTTCCAACAAACCTCATTTGGGATCATCTTTTCTATTGCTATTTCCTGCATCCTAGCCAAAACTGTCATGGTTGTTATTGCTTTCAAATCCAAAAATCCAGGCAGCAAGTGGAGCAAGTGGATGACATCCAGAGTTTCTAATTCTATCGTCCTCCTTGGCTCACTAATTCAAGTCTTGATCTGTTTTGCCTGGCTAATTTATTCTCCCCCTTTTCAGAATTTCAATTCAAACTCTGAATCTGGTAAAATAATCATTGAATGTGATGAAGGGTCAATAATtgcattctgttttgtcttaGGCTACATGGGACTTCTAGCTATTGTGAACTTCATTGTAGCTTTTCTGGCCAGATCATTACCCGACAGCTTTAATGAGGCCAAGTTTATCACTTTCAGCATGCTG